One Syngnathus acus chromosome 13, fSynAcu1.2, whole genome shotgun sequence genomic window carries:
- the LOC119132592 gene encoding porphobilinogen deaminase-like isoform X1, translating into MEEGLFKYINNGDGKVSRIIRIGTRKSQLARIQTDSVAEKLKELHPDILLEIVAMSTIGDKILDTALSKIGEKSLFTKELETALEKNMVDLVVHSLKDLPTTLPPGFTIAAVLKRENPHDAVVLHPKHVGKTLETLPEKSVIGTSSLRRTAQLKRRFPHLEFKDIRGNLNTRLKKLDEKEDFAAIILAAAGLRRMGWENRISQILEPDDCMYAVGQGALAVEARAKDTDILEMLSVLNDTDTVLRCIAERAFLRHLEGGCSVPVAVHTEVKDSQLYLTGAVCSLDGSDFLKDTMQTSIASTLQCQEEVDEQVQHVGVTAIKICSASQNNAEHLGVDLANLLLSKGAKEILTVARQLNDAR; encoded by the exons ATGGAGGAAGGACTGTTCAAGTATATTAAT AATGGGGATGGAAAAGTCAGCCGTATCATCCGGATTGGAACCCGCAAGAGTCAG tTGGCTCGGATTCAAACAGACAGTGTTGCAGAAAAACTGAAAGAACTGCACCCTGACATCCTTTTGGAAATTG TGGCCATGTCAACAATTGGGGACAAAATTCTTGACACAGCTTTATCGAAG ATTGGAGAAAAGAGTTTATTCACCAAAGAGTTGGAGACTGCTCTGGAGAAGAATAT GGTGGATCTGGTGGTCCATTCACTGAAGGACCTTCCCACCACGCTGCCTCCAGGATTCACTATCGCAGCTGTGCTCAA GAGAGAGAACCCCCATGATGCTGTGGTACTACATCCAAAACATGTCGGGAAAACGTTGGAGACTCTTCCAGAAAAAAG cgtgATAGGCACAAGTTCACTGCGTCGTACTGCTCAGTTAAAGAGGAGATTCCCCCATTTGGAGTTCAAAGATATT CGTGGAAACTTGAACACAAGGCTGAAAAAACTGGATGAAAAGGAGGATTTTGCTGCCATTatccttgctgctgctggtctAAGGAGGATGGGTTGGGAAAATCGTATAAGCCAg ATTCTGGAGCCCGACGATTGCATGTATGCTGTTGGACAG ggcGCACTTGCTGTGGAGGCTCGAGCCAAAGACACAGACATCCTGGAGATGCTGTCTGTGCTAAATGACACCGACACTGTGCTGCGCTGCATTGCCGAGAGAGCATTTCTTAGGCACCTG GAGGGAGGTTGCAGTGTTCCGGTGGCTGTGCACACAGAAGTGAAAGACTCGCAg CTTTACTTGACTGGTGCCGTGTGCAGCTTGGACGGTTCAGACTTTCTGAAGGACACCATGCAGACTAGCATTGCTTCTACACTTCAG TGTCAGGAAGAAGTGGATGAGCAGGTCCAGCATGTGGGGGTGACAGCTATCAAGATCTGCAGCGCCTCACAGAACAATGCTGAGCATCTGGGAGTAGACTTGGCCAACTTGCTCCTGAGCAAAGGCGCCAAGGAGATCCTGACAGTGGCCCGACAGCTCAATGATGCTAGATAA
- the LOC119132592 gene encoding porphobilinogen deaminase-like isoform X2 produces the protein MTEEANPANGDGKVSRIIRIGTRKSQLARIQTDSVAEKLKELHPDILLEIVAMSTIGDKILDTALSKIGEKSLFTKELETALEKNMVDLVVHSLKDLPTTLPPGFTIAAVLKRENPHDAVVLHPKHVGKTLETLPEKSVIGTSSLRRTAQLKRRFPHLEFKDIRGNLNTRLKKLDEKEDFAAIILAAAGLRRMGWENRISQILEPDDCMYAVGQGALAVEARAKDTDILEMLSVLNDTDTVLRCIAERAFLRHLEGGCSVPVAVHTEVKDSQLYLTGAVCSLDGSDFLKDTMQTSIASTLQCQEEVDEQVQHVGVTAIKICSASQNNAEHLGVDLANLLLSKGAKEILTVARQLNDAR, from the exons ATGACGGAGGAGGCAAATCCTGCG AATGGGGATGGAAAAGTCAGCCGTATCATCCGGATTGGAACCCGCAAGAGTCAG tTGGCTCGGATTCAAACAGACAGTGTTGCAGAAAAACTGAAAGAACTGCACCCTGACATCCTTTTGGAAATTG TGGCCATGTCAACAATTGGGGACAAAATTCTTGACACAGCTTTATCGAAG ATTGGAGAAAAGAGTTTATTCACCAAAGAGTTGGAGACTGCTCTGGAGAAGAATAT GGTGGATCTGGTGGTCCATTCACTGAAGGACCTTCCCACCACGCTGCCTCCAGGATTCACTATCGCAGCTGTGCTCAA GAGAGAGAACCCCCATGATGCTGTGGTACTACATCCAAAACATGTCGGGAAAACGTTGGAGACTCTTCCAGAAAAAAG cgtgATAGGCACAAGTTCACTGCGTCGTACTGCTCAGTTAAAGAGGAGATTCCCCCATTTGGAGTTCAAAGATATT CGTGGAAACTTGAACACAAGGCTGAAAAAACTGGATGAAAAGGAGGATTTTGCTGCCATTatccttgctgctgctggtctAAGGAGGATGGGTTGGGAAAATCGTATAAGCCAg ATTCTGGAGCCCGACGATTGCATGTATGCTGTTGGACAG ggcGCACTTGCTGTGGAGGCTCGAGCCAAAGACACAGACATCCTGGAGATGCTGTCTGTGCTAAATGACACCGACACTGTGCTGCGCTGCATTGCCGAGAGAGCATTTCTTAGGCACCTG GAGGGAGGTTGCAGTGTTCCGGTGGCTGTGCACACAGAAGTGAAAGACTCGCAg CTTTACTTGACTGGTGCCGTGTGCAGCTTGGACGGTTCAGACTTTCTGAAGGACACCATGCAGACTAGCATTGCTTCTACACTTCAG TGTCAGGAAGAAGTGGATGAGCAGGTCCAGCATGTGGGGGTGACAGCTATCAAGATCTGCAGCGCCTCACAGAACAATGCTGAGCATCTGGGAGTAGACTTGGCCAACTTGCTCCTGAGCAAAGGCGCCAAGGAGATCCTGACAGTGGCCCGACAGCTCAATGATGCTAGATAA